From a region of the Nyctibius grandis isolate bNycGra1 chromosome 10, bNycGra1.pri, whole genome shotgun sequence genome:
- the IL17RD gene encoding interleukin-17 receptor D, whose amino-acid sequence MVLKDPKQLSPSFKRTGVESQPFVNLKFETDYFVKIVPFPSIKNESNYHPFFFRTRPCELLLQPENLVCKPYWKPRNLNVTQQGFNMQVSFDHAPHNFGFRYYFLHYKLKHEGPFKRKTCKQEQNTDTTSCILQNVSPGDYIIELVDDTNTTRKTMHYALKPVHSPWAGPIRAIAITVPLVVISAFATLFTVMCRKKQQENIYSHLDEESSESSAYAAGLHVERLRPRPKVFICYSSKDCQKHINVIQCFAYFLQDFCGCEVALDLWEDLKICKEGQKEWLIKKINECQFIIIVCSKGMKYFVEKKNWKHRGVTKDAGKGELFVFAVLTVAEKLRQAKQNSDDLCKFIAVYFDYSCEGDIPGILDLSTKYKLMDNLPQLYSHLHSRDLSVQDSEVFPVNISKRNYFRSKSGRSLYVAICNMHQFIDQEPDWFEKQFIPFPPPSLHYSEPVMEKFDSGLVLNDLVNKQVMDGDFYLKTDVNIISAGNSDSHCVIQHLNLGEDTETQDIQGGGSSVLQPLLHVVKASNLKDMPRDSGIYDSSVPSSELSLPLMEGLLTDQMETSSITGSVSSSSGLGEEEPPVITATKFLVPGICKAELHCHIHTDELQAIAPL is encoded by the exons ATGGTTTTAAAAGATCcaaagcagctcagccccagtTTTAAACGAACA GGAGTGGAATCCCAGCCCTTTGTAAATCTGAAGTTTGAAACAGATTACTTTGTAAAGattgttccttttccttccattaaaaatgaaagtaattatCACCCATTTTTCTTCCGAACTAGAC cATGTGAATTGTTGCTACAGCCAGAAAACCTTGTCTGCAAACCTT ACTGGAAGCCAAGGAATCTGAATGTTACCCAGCAGGGTTTTAACATGCAAGTGTCCTTTGATCATGCACCTCACAACTTTGGGTTtagatattattttcttcactacAAACTTAAGCACGAAGGGCCATTTAAGCGAAAGACCTGCAAACAG GAGCAGAACACAGATACTACAAGTTGTATTCTTCAGAATGTATCTCCAGGGGATTATATAATTGAG CTGGTTGATGACACTAATACAACAAGGAAAACAATGCACTATGCGCTAAAACCAG tacatTCTCCGTGGGCTGGACCGATAAGAGCTATTGCCATTACAGTCCCTTTAGTTgtcatttcagcatttgcaACGCTTTTCACAGTGATGTGCCGCAAGAAACAGCAAG aaaatatatattcccATCTAGATGAGGAGAGCTCAGAATCTTCAGCATATGCTGCAGGTCTCCATGTGGAAAGGCTTCGTCCCCGGCCAAAAGTGTTCATCTGCTATTCCAGTAAAGATTGCCAGAAACACATTAACGTCATCCAGtgctttgcttattttcttcaggACTTTTGTGGCTGTGAG gttgCTCTAGATTTGTGGGAAGATCTAAAAATTTGTAAGGAAGGTCAGAAAGAGtggcttattaaaaaaataaatgagtgcCAGTTTATCATCATTGTGTGTTCCAAGGGAATGAAATACTTTGTtgaaaaaaagaactggaaacACAGAGGGGTAACCAAAGATGCAGGAAAAGGAGAACTCTTTGTGTTTGCTGTGTTGACTGTTGCAGAGAAGCTTCGTCAAGCAAAGCAGAATTCAGACGACCTCTGCAAGTTCATTGCAGTCTACTTTGATTACTCCTGTGAAGGAGACATCCCTGGTATTCTGGATCTAAGTACAAAATACAAACTCATGGACAATCTCCCTCAGCTGTATTCGCATTTACACTCCAGAGATCTTAGCGTACAGGATTCAGAGGTGTTTCCTGTTAACATTAgtaaaaggaattatttcaggAGCAAATCTGGGAGGTCCCTTTATGTTGCCATTTGCAATATGCATCAGTTCATTGATCAGGAACCAGATTGGTTTGAGAAACAATTtattcccttccctccaccttCTTTACATTACTCAGAGCCTGTCATGGAAAAATTTGATTCGGGCTTGGTTTTAAATGACTTAGTGAATAAACAGGTGATGGATGGCGATTTCTACCTGAAAACAgatgtaaatattatttcagctGGGAATTCAGACTCTCACTGTGTAATTCAGCACTTAAACCTTGGAGAAGATACAGAAACTCAAGACATTCAAGGCGGTGGCAGCTCTGTTCTTCAGCCGTTGTTACATGTTGTTAAAGCTTCAAATCTTAAAGATATGCCTCGAGATTCTGGAATCTATGATTCGTCTGTTCCTTCATCTGAATTATCTTTACCTTTAATGGAAGGACTATTGACAGACCAAATGGAAACATCTTCCATTACAGGAAGTGTTTCTTCATCATCAGGTTTAG gGGAAGAAGAACCTCCTGTAATCACTGCTACAAAATTCTTAGTGCCTGGAATATGTAAAGCAGAACTTCATTGCCATATCCATACTGATGAACTGCAGGCAATTGCTCCTTTATAA